In the genome of Methanorbis rubei, the window GCAGACGAGCTGATCGCTCCTGCCTTCACCGCACCGTCAAAGAGCATTGCACCCTTCTCAGAGCAGACCTCAACGAAAGTGGCTTTACCGGCCTTGTCACCGACAACACCCCAGTTACCGCATGCAAGATCGCACTGGCGCGGGACCTTCGTCTCGCAGCGCTGACAGTTCTTGCGGCGGCCGTAGCCCTCCTCCTCAAGCTCGTCAATCGCGATGCCCTTGTGCTGACCGTCTGCGGTCATGATGATGAACTTACCCTTGTCGATCTCTTCTTTCACGACAGAGTTCGGATCAACCCCGTACTTCTCGGCGATCATCCGGCGAGCCGGCTGTGGAGAAACTGATCCGCCGCAGTTCAGACCAATCGAGATAACATTATCCATATTGATCTGCTGGCGTTTTGCAAGCTCGAGCAGTGCCTTTGCATCGCAACCCTTACAGGTAACAGCGACACGAATGTCCTTTGCACCGTTCAGGTACTTCTTGATCAGTTTCGGCATCAGCAGCGTACCGCAGTGCAGGGAACCTGCACATGCATCAAGATCTGCAGCGTTCGTAATGAACACCGGCTGCGGGTCGTAGACATCCACTCCCTTGCGAACCGTGAGGACCACATCAACAAGCTTGTTCTCCAGTGCATACTTTAAGAGAGAGATAACCGCTCCTCCGCACTCGCCTTTGATATCGCAGGAGTTCGTCCATGCGTAGAACATATCGCCTTTTGCTGACATTTTTAGGCCTCCATCTTCTTCACATTCACCGCACAAACCTTGAACTCCGGAGTTCGGGAAACAGGATCATATGCCGTGTTCGTGACCAGGTTTGCACGTGCCTCAGTAAAGTGGAACGGCATGAAGAACACACCCTCCTTAATGTTTGGCGTAATACGGGCATTGACTGCTACCTCACCGCGGCGGCTGTAGAGAATGACCTTCTCATCGTCTTTGATGTTGTACTTTGCAGCGTCGATTGGGTTCATCTCAAGCCATGCGGTTGGTGCATCGCGGTCAAGCTGTTCGCACCTGCGGGTCATTGAACCGCTCGGCCAGTGCCAGATGGTTGCTCCGGTTGTCAGCCAGACCGGGTACTCTGCATCAATTACCTCGGCTGGTGCACGGTGTTCGATTGCTTCGAGTTTGGCTTTGCCGTCCGGCATACCGGCGAACTTTTCGATGTGAAGGATCGGGGTTCCCGGGTGGTCTTCGGTCGGGCAGGGCCACTGGATTCCGTCACCTTCGAGTTTTGCGTAGGTGATACCGGAATACTGCGGGGTGATTCCGCGCATCTCGTTGAAGACGTCTTCGGTGGTCTGCCACTGGAAGTACTGGCCGTATCCCATCTTTTCTGCGATCATCTTCATGATCTCCCAGTCGAGTTTGGACTCGCCTGGTGCGTCTGCTGCCTTTCTGAATCTCTGGACACGGCGTTCTGCGTTGGTCTGGGTTCCATCCTCTTCTGCGTAGCATGCGCCCGGTAAGACGACGTCTGCGTATCTGGTGGTCTCGGTCTCAAAGATATCCTGGACAACGAGGAACTCACAGTTCTCCATGCCTTTTTCGACGTTCTTGGAGTCAGGGTCGGAGATGACCGGGTTTTCACCCATGAGGTACATGCATTTCAGTTTGTCAGGGTGTTCTTCGAGGGTCTCGAGCATCTCAGGGATGTGCAGACCGAGTTTGCCGTTCGGGATTTCCGGAACTCCCCAGTATGCGGCAACTTTCTTGGCTGCGTCCGGGTCGGTGACTTTGAGGTAGCCTGCATACACGTTCGGGAGTGCTCCCATGTCGCAGGAGCCCTGGACGTTGTTCTGGCCACGGAGTGCGTTGACACCGCATCCGGGTTTGCCGATGTTGCCAAGCAGGGTCTGAACGAATGCGATGGATCTGACGTTGTCGACACCAACGGTGTGCTGGGTGATACCAAGGCAGTGGACGAAGGCGGTCTTGTGCTGGCATTCACGGAGCCAGGTGAGGACCTGTTCGATTTTTTCTGCGGGGACACCGCAGATTGCGGAGGTGTTTTCGATGCTGTATTTGTCCTGAAGCACGCATGCTTTGAGTTCGTCGTAGCCGTTGGTACGGTTTTTGACGAACTCTTCGTCAACCCATCCTCTCTCGATGATCTGTTTCATGAGACAGTTGAGGAGCTGGATGTCGGTTCCTGGGTAGTGCTGAATGTGCAGGTGGGCCTG includes:
- a CDS encoding Coenzyme F420 hydrogenase/dehydrogenase, beta subunit C-terminal domain, whose translation is MSAKGDMFYAWTNSCDIKGECGGAVISLLKYALENKLVDVVLTVRKGVDVYDPQPVFITNAADLDACAGSLHCGTLLMPKLIKKYLNGAKDIRVAVTCKGCDAKALLELAKRQQINMDNVISIGLNCGGSVSPQPARRMIAEKYGVDPNSVVKEEIDKGKFIIMTADGQHKGIAIDELEEEGYGRRKNCQRCETKVPRQCDLACGNWGVVGDKAGKATFVEVCSEKGAMLFDGAVKAGAISSSA
- the fdhF gene encoding formate dehydrogenase subunit alpha; protein product: IRGLSMEIKYVTTTCPYCGAGCTFNLVVKDGKICDVQPCQRGPVNEGKLCPKGIYGWEFINSEDRLTTPLIKDKATGKFKSATWDEALAVVAENFAKYSPDEIAVISSARCCNEDNYAMQKFARIVLKTPNVDHCARLCHAPTVAGLNMVFGSGASTNSFDDLAITDCLFIIGSNNFEAHPLAARRMMQAKAKGAHVIVCDPRMTPTAKQAHLHIQHYPGTDIQLLNCLMKQIIERGWVDEEFVKNRTNGYDELKACVLQDKYSIENTSAICGVPAEKIEQVLTWLRECQHKTAFVHCLGITQHTVGVDNVRSIAFVQTLLGNIGKPGCGVNALRGQNNVQGSCDMGALPNVYAGYLKVTDPDAAKKVAAYWGVPEIPNGKLGLHIPEMLETLEEHPDKLKCMYLMGENPVISDPDSKNVEKGMENCEFLVVQDIFETETTRYADVVLPGACYAEEDGTQTNAERRVQRFRKAADAPGESKLDWEIMKMIAEKMGYGQYFQWQTTEDVFNEMRGITPQYSGITYAKLEGDGIQWPCPTEDHPGTPILHIEKFAGMPDGKAKLEAIEHRAPAEVIDAEYPVWLTTGATIWHWPSGSMTRRCEQLDRDAPTAWLEMNPIDAAKYNIKDDEKVILYSRRGEVAVNARITPNIKEGVFFMPFHFTEARANLVTNTAYDPVSRTPEFKVCAVNVKKMEA